DNA sequence from the Salmo trutta chromosome 28, fSalTru1.1, whole genome shotgun sequence genome:
cagaggtggatgaacgcagtgcccttgtttgggtgtagggcctgatcagagcctgaaggtacggaggtgccgttcccctcacagctccgtaggcaagcaccatggtcttgtagcggatgcgagcttcaactggaagccagtggagagagcggaggagcaaaACAGGTTGTGGGGGACATAAGATGCTCAATGTGTTTTGCAATATTGACATGTTACAGTTGGGATAAAAGTGCACTTTGATCATCTCAATTCTAATTTTGCCCCAACAAGTGGCAGACTGGAGTGATTGACACTATCAAACATATCAGCAAATGGCCACTCCATAAAGGGCTTTGGGCCAAGGGTTATTTCAACATAACGTTGGCGACGTGTTGTCTTATGTAAGCAAGTCTTAGGCTCTGTGTAATGGGCAGGTTTGTCTCACTGTCTGGAGGTTTTGGCTGCTATGATTGGATAGAGTGCACGCAGCACAGATGCTTCTCCCGTGTTAGTGGGCACTGGGAAAGTGGCCATGATCATAATCCATAACCAACCTCCAGTAAGTCGTGACGAACTCATTTACAAAAAAACTCTGCTTTGGACaaaactgactttatgaccaaaattatcctatttacactttgcagtcaattttgacactacaCTCTAGAACGTAAATTATCTTCAGCTGTCCCAATAAGAGAACCCTTTTGAAGAACCTATTTTGgcttcaggtagaaccctttccacaaagGTGTCTACATGGACCCAAAAGGGttatacatggaaccaaaaatggttctcctatggggacagccgatgaACCCTTTTGGGAAAAAAGTCAGAGTGTAGAattaatgtttctgactcatatcgatgcgaCATAGAACCAACTTCTTTGGTTTTGAACGGCCTAAGGGGCAGTTGACCTTTCATTTCAGCTGAATTTCAAGAAATAAAAGTGAGAATAAATGAAATGCTACATTTTAAAATGCCTCCTTCTCTAGCACTGTGATCCACATGTCATCCACGCCTTTCTCTGATACCGGGAGCTTTCCAACATCTTTGTTCTGCTTGAGAGAGTTCGAGTTGGTGGGGATTGTCCTCACTTTTGTGAACTGTGCAATAGAATATAAACGAAACAAAGGAAAACAAGAACGTAAGACACCAGGAAATGCAGACAGCTACAGGTTCCAAAGAAAGAGGGTTagaatacagtggcttgcgaaagtattaacccccttggcatttttcctattttgttgccttacaacctggaattaaaatagatttttttggggggggttgtatcatttgatttacacaacatgcctaccactttgaagatgtcaaatattttttattgtgaagcaaataagaaataagacaaaaaaactgaacttgagcgtgcataactattcaccccctcaaagtcaatacttgTAGAGACACTTTTGCAGCaactacagctgcaagtctctttgggtatgtctctataagcttggcacatctagccactgggatttttgcccattcttcaaggcaaaactgctccagctccttcaagttggatggcttctgctggtgtacagcaatctaagTCATAccgcagattctcaattggattgaggtttgggtttgactaggccattccaagacatttaaatgtttccccttaaaccatttgagtgttgctttagcagtatgcctagggtcattgtcctgctggaaggtgaacctctgtcccagtctgaaatctctggaagattgaaATAGGtctccctcaagaatttccctgtatttagcgccatccatcattccttcacttttgaccagtttcccaggccctgccgatgaaaaacatgctgccaccaccatgcttcactgtggggatggtattctcggggtgatgagaggtgttgggtttgtgccagacatagcgttttccttgatggccaaaaagctcaattttagtctcatctgaccagagtacattcttccatatgtttggggagtctcccacatgcccttTGGCAAATACctaacgtgtttgcttatttttttctttaagcaatggattttttctggccactcttccgtaaagcccagctctgtggagtgtacggcttaaagtggtcctatggacagatactccaatctccgctgtggagctttgcaactccttcagggttatctttggtctctttgttgcatctctgattaatgccctccttgcctggtctgtgagttttgtgGGCGgctctctcttggcaggtttgttgtggtgcattattcgttccattttttaataatggatttaatggtgctctgtgggatgttcaaagtttcagatttgtttataacccaaccctgatctgtacttggctgcaactttgtccctgacctgtttggagagctccttggtcttcatggtgccccttgcttagtggtgttgcagactctggggtctttcagaacaggtgtatatatacactcagatcatgtgacacttagattgcacacaggtggactttatgtaactaattatgtgacttctgaaggtaattggttgcaccagatcttatttaggagcttcgtagcaaagggggtgaataccaCTTttctttgaaacaagttatttttttaatttcacttcaccaattttgacttttttatgtatgtccattacatgaaatccaaataaaaatacatttaaatttcaggttgtaatgcaacaaaataggaaaaatgccaagggggatgaatacttttgcaaggcactgtaactcAAATTAAAATGGAAAAAACAGGACAACAATGTTTGAAAACAACCAAAGAGGATCAGATTGGGACTTCctagttaacctttatttaaatagaaAATGCACTTGAAAAATTGTCTGACCTTGGCAACTCTGCCCCTTTCAAGGAAGTCTTGGAGATTGACCTTGTCGTTCTGTGATGTGATGATGGGCCTAGAACAGAATCAGATACATTGAACAAAACCTAAGGCCATTTCTAAAGGCAGGAAGATGACTCATCCCCAAGGAGATAATCGTCACATTCGCTGTTGCTAGTGTtcattatctgtcactttattcctagttctttgcacatatctacctcaattacctcgtacgcctgcacatggactcggtactggtaccccatgtatatagccaagttatcgttactcattgtttatttagtattacttttattattacgtgttttacttttctattgtttctctctgcgttgttgggaagggcctgtaagtaagcatttcactgttagcctgttgtttacgaatcatgtgacaaataacattttattagaatttgatttgaatcaGTCAGACAGGGTCACCAGTGAGTTATTCttatgaacagagagagatgagccTAAAGATGATGTCACACTGGTGTGGTCCTGGGTTTTTCCGAACACCCACATAAACAGAAGACTATGTactggtaccggagcaccaagtctaggaccaaaaggctcctaaacagcttctacccccaagccataagactgctgaacaattaatcaaatggccaccggactatttacatcgACCCCCCTtctatttgtttttacactgctgccactcactgtttattatctatccatagtcactacacccctacctacatgtacaaatgaccttgactaacccgtacccccgcacattgactcagtgccggtaccccctgtatatagcctctattgttattttattgtgttcatTTTTATAATTGTTTACTATAGTTTAttaggtaaatattttcttaactcttcttgaactgcactgttggttaagggcttgtaagtaagcatttcacggtaaggtctacacttgttgtattcggcgcatgtgacaaataaagttggatttgatttgataaactgCATTGAATTCACTTTTCATCTGAggtttcaagaatcaatggggtTGATGTGAAAGGATCAAGGATCAGCGGAATGGTTAAGTTTGGTCCAGGGCGGAGACACATACCTGTTCATCCCAGGGATGCTGCCCCAGAAGTATTGCGCTTTATGGGCCGGGCTCACTTTCACCGCATCCACCAGAACCGGGTTGCACTGACAACAGAGTATCAGTTAGTTGGGTTCTAAACTACAGAATATTTAGACAGTATGATTTGCATCCAAATTGAGAGATCTGATGCTGTGTTCATGTGCTCTCAAAATTATAACAGTTTCCGACTTCAAAACCGTTCATTCGGAGACCCAGACCAAGACTCATAAATATAAGTGGGGAAAGCTTGTTTAAAGCTTGAACCCTGAGTTTCACATGAACGCAGCACAATACAATTGTTCTgaggagagtgagtgagtggggcTAGCTAACCACCAGAAAGCGGAAGATGTTGGCCTTGTTGTTCATGAACACCACGTTATCAAACAACCTAAAGGGCCGCCCGTCCTCTCTACTGACAGAGGTGTAATAAGCACCCATAACACAGGGGAATAGTCAGGTTATGCACTGTAGCTAGGCAGTGAACAGACCTTTCTAGGCAGCACTGTAGCTAGGCAGGTTATGCACTGTAGCTAGGCAGTGAACAGACCTTTCTAGGCAGCACTGTAGCTAGGCAGGTTATGCACTGTAGCTAGGCAGTGAACAATGCCATTTTGACCTTGCGCAACACTTAAACCACACTGCAGAACTGATATCCACATTAGAGCTAACAGTATGTTACACTATACTTGCCTATTTGAACTGCACCACATTTTCATACACTGCCCTCTACTGGTAATGTCTACAAGCCGCACTAAACCTGTGTTCCCCCAATATTCATTTAGCACCTTTGCTAAATTGTTGCCACCGCTGtaaaaaaatattgtcatttaaaaaatatatatttatttctgGCGAGACGCACTTTTAAATGGATAGTCGTTGGCTCAATGACTAGTggtctatgggaacagctagcatgtcattgcgctaacactattAGCAATTCCCCCCTCCCCCGCTAGCCTTGCCACCACTGTTGAaaaaaatcctaggggaaacTGCTACACTACGCGTATGGAAATGCATTTTAAAAAAAGTCCGTTGATCTATTCAAGTCTCGAACATACCAAACAGTCCCTTCCGTGCTGGGTTCACGATGGACAGATTGTTGCAAGAGCTCCCACCAATGAGCAGATCGACCAGACCCCACTTCCAGAATTGGATTGGATAAGACTAGTGCGGTTTTAGTACTACAATGTTTAAAATCGTCAGTAAATGCGCTGTGCCCACGTTACCAGACAACAGAATTGAAGTCCCCATACTGTACGTGCCGGACATCAGTATGATCTTGACTTCGTGGTTGATCTTGGAGACAGCAATTAACTCTGAACAGATCTCTGAGGCCACATATTTGTCCACCTTGAATCCCAGCTCTTTCAACGCCAAGTAACCCGAGAGTCAAATAAGAACACATTAACAACCATTCTGACGCACATCTTCCTTCACAATCTGGTTATGTGTTACTGTGCAAAGGTTCAGAAGTTCCTCTTCTCGTTAGACCTTAGAGGAGTATAATAGAATTTCCACCGTAGAACCAGAACAGTACAAAAACAGTAGAATTAGAACATAGAATAGAATAATCTTCACAGTAAGATCTTCATAATAGAATCAGAACAAATAACAGCGGAATCAGAACAGTAGAATTAAAACATAAATTAGTAGAATCTTTTCTGGAAAATCAGGACAACACAGAGTAGAATTGTAGATTCAGAATACAGGAATTCCGGCACTGCAGCTAACCTGTGCCAATCCCATCAAACAGTGAGAGAACCTTGATTGGGCGACGCATGTTGGCAGGGATGGACGGGTATACCCGGTGGAGCTCCTAGAGAGAGCAAAGGTCAAACTCTGTCATTCGGTTATTGACCAATAACAGCAGTAGCAGAATGTCAATTAATATTACTAATATGACAAATCAAAACAGAGAGCATTCCACCCTAAGGTGGTGTTATAAGAAAATATGGATTAAGGGGCCACTCACAAACTGAAAGGCACTATCATTTGCAAAAAAACTCCTGGACATGGATGCTCCAGTCCAGATGGGGTTTCAGGGCACTGTGGGCATGGTGTGGTTCGCACAGGTAGCAGATCCATGGATCCACCTCTTCAGAGAGTCGAAGGTACCTGGACCAACCAACATGTTTAGGCAGCCCGAAGAGTAGGAGCTGTGGAGAAGAAATATGCTTCGAACATGACCCATGTCTGGAAGGTTTAGAGTAGACAATGGCATAGGGAGCATCATTGAAGGCTGGTGGAGGGATAAATGGGGAGGACGGTCCCTCCTACCACTAGCCTCCATTGGAGTTAGAGAGTAAGTAGCAAAGACTGTTACTCACCGGCAGCAGCTGTCGTTCCCACAGAGGATGACCTCCCGGCCAGcacaacacactgtacagtatGACTGGTAGCCATCTTCATCGTACCGATAAAGAGTCTCAGTGAAGTTACCCTATAGGGAGATCATGTCAATTTTTTTTCAATGGCAGTATTAATCTGACCATTattgtaccccctctccttgaattttctttgcgtctaagccatatttctgtcgaaatctgatttGTTTTTTGCAAATTCTTTTGAGTCGACAGAATTGGTTGTACGGAAACTGTTTTTCAAGGGAAGCGGgtgacaactatcagccctcaacaaatTGTTatgatcagtaggtttcctgtaaagatcagtgtatagaacattatccTCACAGAAAATCAGAAGATCAAGGAAACGGATTTGACGTGtgtcagattgcatagtaaacCTCAGGTGctcagaacaggagttaagaaaagcatggaacgcctggagctgttttgcatcatccctccatagaacaaaaatatcatcaatgtACCGTTTCTAAATGATTatgttaggcaagaaaacatttgAGAGTAAATGcactgtttctccatgtaacccacatacaaattagcatagtaAGGAGCCATAggggatcccatagcagtacccttcttctgaataaataaataatttacaaacatgaagtagttgtgtgtgtgagtactatttcagccaatAATGCATGCACTGGAAGGTAATTTATTAAGGTCACGTTacagaagaaaatgttccatggcttcaataccgtcctcgtgtggaatatttgtgtataacgactcaacatAAAAAGTAACTCAAAGTATTATCAGGGAGAGGATCAAAATATTCAATaatagagatcatactgctgcTGTCCTTTAcaaaaggaggggagctgttctgcgacTGGTCTAATAAAAAAGTAAACAAAAGTCGATAATGCCcatcaagcatttcactacactcgcaataacatcagctaaccatgtgtatgtgaccaatacaatttgatttgatacaataGGGTGCCCTGGAGGTTTTGTAACATTCTTGTGTAATTTCGGCAAAGTATATAATGTGgtaattttacatttgagtcatttagcagacgctcttatccagagcgacttacacattggtgcattcaccttatgatatccagtggaacaaccactttacaatagtacatctatatcttttaggggggggggggggggttagaaggattactatatcctatcccaggtattccttaaagaggtggggtttcaggtgtctccggaaggtggtgattgactccgctgtcctggcgtcgtgagggagcttcttccaccattggggtgccagagcagcgaacagtttggactgggctgagcgggaaccgtgcttcctcagaggtaggggggccagcaggccagaggtggatgaacgcagtgcccttgtttgggtgtagggcctgatcagagcctgaaggtatggaggtgccgttcccctcacagctccgtaggcaagcaccatggtcttgtagcggatgcgagcttcaactggaagccagtggagagagcggaggagcggggtgacgtgagagaacttgggaaggttgaacaccagatgggctgcggtgttctggatgagttgtaggggtttaatggcacaggcagggagcccagccaacagcgagttgcagtaatccagacgggagatgacaagtgcctggattaggacctgcgtcgcttcctgtgtgaggcagggtcgtactctgcgaatgttgtagagcatgaacctacaggatcgggtcaccgccttgatgttagtggagaacgacagggtgttgtccaggatcacgccaaggttcttagcactctgggaggaggacacaagggagttgtcaaccgtgatggcgagatcatggaacgggcagtccttccccgggaggaagagcggctccgtcttgccgaggttcagcttgaggtggtgatccgtcatccacactgatatgtctgccagacatgcagagatgcgattcgccgcctggttatcagaagggggaaaggagaagattaattgtgtgtcgtctgcatagcaatgataggagagaccatgtgaggatatgacagagccaagtgacttggtgtatagcgagaataggagagggcctagaacagagccctgggggacaccagtggtgagagcgcgtggtgcagagacagattctcgccacgccacctggtaggagcgacctgtcaggtaggacgcaatccaagcgtgggccgcgccggagatgcccaactcggagagggtggagaggaggatctgatggttcacagtatcaaaggcagcagataggtctagaaggatgagagcagaggagagagagttagctttagcagtgcggagagcctccgtgacacagagaagagcagtctcagttgaatgcccagtcttgaaacctgactgattaggatcaagaaggtcattctgagagagatagcaggagagctggccaagg
Encoded proteins:
- the LOC115166388 gene encoding DNA (cytosine-5)-methyltransferase 3C-like, with product MLVGPGTFDSLKRWIHGSATCANHTMPTELHRVYPSIPANMRRPIKVLSLFDGIGTELGFKVDKYVASEICSELIAVSKINHEVKIILMSGTREDGRPFRLFDNVVFMNNKANIFRFLVCNPVLVDAVKVSPAHKAQYFWGSIPGMNRPIITSQNDKVNLQDFLERGRVAKFTKVRTIPTNSNSLKQNKDVGKLPVSEKGVDDMWITVLEKEAF